Genomic window (Nitrospirales bacterium LBB_01):
TTTCTTTTCATGATAAACAAGCTCTGCCATCATATATTAGTAGTATGATACCATATATTGAGATTAAAGTCAACTCATCGAATTGCCTTTGTTTAGCCAAAGTTCAAATGTCCCATAAGTGGAAATCAAATATTTCTACTTATGTGTTATGAGCCTCCATGCGGATTTCGCCATAGGGCGGGGTTATCTTAACAGCGAAAATAAAATCCTTTACATAGACCATCACAATGCCTCCGCCGGTTGTGCCGTTTGTAAAAAACAGTATCGGGGTAGGGATATAGACGAAGTTATTTTTTGTTTTACCGGTTTTTGATTCCTGATGCGGCCCTTCTGACTTAGCAGTGAACTCTTCTGAGAACTTTTGTGCAACTCCGTTAACAGTTATAAGCCCCGTGTCGGTTTCAACTAGTTTTTCCTCTCCGTCAAGGAATGACTCTCTTTGGAGCTTAAACATAAAGAGCATGACCTTTTCAGCTTCAAGAGAAGCCATATACCTGTTATACATCCTGACTGAGACCGGCACTGTCACGGCAAAAATCAGTCCTATGATTACTATTACGATAAGCAGCTCTATGAGTGTAAAACCCTTTTGTCTCATGCCAAGTTGCATTCTATCGCCTAACTGCGTTGGCATCGTCAAAAACTCCTCAACGTACTAAAAGTACGCCTCCGTCGCTTTCTCCTTGCCGCCTTGTTATACTTCTGACTGCTACTTGGTCTCATAGTTTTATGTTTCCTACATTCATTACGGTTAGAATTAGTGAAATCACGATAAACCCCACAATTATACCCATCAGAATTATTATAGCAGGCTCTATCAAAATCACAATTCTCTTAACCGCTCGTTTAAATCGGTCGTCAAAGACATTAAATAGCTCAAGGAAAATCTCTTTCATATTGCCGCTTTTCTCGCCAACAGTTACCATGCTGGGGACAATATCAGGGAGCATCTCAATTCCAGAGAACACCTCCCCGATAGAGCGCCCCTCTTTTATCAGCTTCAGCGCTGGTTGAAACACGTTTCGTATTCTTTCGTTTTGAATCAAATCTATCGAATATTTAAGGGCTTTAATAAACTCTATCCCGCTGCTAAGCATTGTGTGCATGGAGTAGGAAAATCTGGAAAGCTCCAGGTTTAATATCAGGGTTCTAAACACCGGGAGGGAAAGTGCTCGGGCATAAGCGCTATGAAAGAGCTTCTTGACTCCGACATATTTAAAAAACAACACAATTGCTATGATAACGCCAAAAATTACATAAAGATTTAGATATTCGCTCATTGCAAACAGCATTTTTGAAACAGCAGGCAGGTTTTTAATTTGATCAGCCCCAAAAACGCTAAAAAACCGTGGGATTATGAATTTAAATATGATAAACAGTGTTACCATGCTGGCAAGAATTAAGAAAACAGGATATGTCAAATTGTTTTTGATTTCTGCCTTAAATTGAATCTGAAACTGAAGATTTCCTGCTATTTGTTCAAATGACATCTTAAGATCGCCCACACTCTCGCCTACTCTGATAACTGAAAGCATGAGGTTATTGAATGTGCCGGTTTTTTCAAATGCGTCGGCTACACTTTTACCGGCTCTGATTTCTTTCACCGCACTTCGCAGACACGCTTTTAGCGCCTGATTTGACGCCGTTTGTGTCACAATTTCAAGAGAGTTGTCAATGCGGAGTCCGGCTCGTAAGAGCACACTGAGTTCTTTGGCCATGTTATAGAGATCGGCCTCTCCGACTGTTGTTTTTTTTACAGAAAACGATGAAAACGGTGACTTGATAGATACCGACTCAGCAATTGAGACAACCTTAAGCCCCTTGTCTTTAAGCACAGTCCGTGCTTCAGAGATAGTGGAAGCTGTGAGAGTGCCGCTTGTTTCTTTACCTGTGAGATCAACACACTGATACTTAAAGCTGCTCACGAAACCCTGAGCACCTCCTCAATTGTCGTTATACCGGAGATTACCTTAATCAGTCCGTCTTCTCTGAGGGTTCTAAAGTTATGCGCCTCAACGAGCCGCCTCTTCAGTGAAACAATTGAGTGCTCTTTTATAAACAGCTCCTTAAGGTCTTCGGTATATTTAAACACCTCGTAAATGGCAAGCATCCCTCGATAACCGGTGCCGGAGCATTTTTTGCAGCCATTTCCTTTTTTTAGATTAAGAGAGAGATTTAGACTGCCAAACCGCCTAATCAGCTCATCAAGGTTATATTTTTTAACTATATGCGGCTGCGCTTCTATTGCAACGGAGCAGTGCGGGCAATTCCTTCTGACAATTCTTTGGGCGATAATGCCAAGCACGGAGGCGTTCAGCAGGTAGTCCTCAAGTCCCATCTCAATTAGACGAAATAAACTGCTTGGGGCATCGTTTGTGTGCAGTGTTGAAAGCACAAGATGCCCTGTCAAAGCCGATTGCACGGCTACCTCTGCGGTTTCTGGGTCTCTGATTTCACCAACCATTATGACATCCGGGTCATGTCTTAAAATAGAGCGAAGAGCGGCGGCAAAGGTCAGGGCGATTTCCGATTTGACCTGTATCTGGTTTATTCCGTCAAGTTTGTACTCAACTGGGTCTTCTACTGTGATAATCTTTTTTTCTTTCCTGTCCAGTGTGCTAATCATTGAGTATAGGGATGTGGTTTTCCCTGAACCTGTTGGGCCGGTAACAAGTAAAATCCCAAAGGGCACATTAATCATCTCCAAAATCAGAGGTGCGACATCTGGCTCAATACCAAGCTTTGTAATGTCAAAAGTGAGGCGCTCTCTATAAAGAAGCCTCATTACGACACCCTCGCCTATGGCAAACGGAATTGAGGACACTCTGATATCAATCAGCGCCGATGCGATTTTAGTGCTGAATTTGCCGTCTTGAGGCAGTCTTTTTTCTGCAATATCAAGCCCTGCAAGGAGTTTTATTCTTGAAATTATAGCAAGATAGAGTTTATCCTCGACATCCTGCGTTTCATGGAGGACTCCGTCTATACGCATCTTTATACGATGAGCGCTCTCTGATGGCTCTATGTGAATGTCTGAGGCTCTAAGTTCAACGGCGGAGCTTAACAGATTATTTAAAAACTTAATAACTGGGGCTTCTGAGGCCATTTCCTTAAGCAACTCAGGGTTATCGTCGATACTCAATGATACGAGGTCTTTGTCGGACACTCTGAAGGGTCTTGAAAACTCGTTTATGGTCTGCTCTGTGGCAAGGAGCACTGTGACATCGGCATTTAGTGCCATAGTAATGTAGTCAATGACTGGAGCATTAAGGGGATCATTTGTTATGAGTGTGACAGACAATCCTGTAAGAGTTTGTTTCAACTCAAT
Coding sequences:
- a CDS encoding prepilin-type N-terminal cleavage/methylation domain-containing protein, which produces MPTQLGDRMQLGMRQKGFTLIELLIVIVIIGLIFAVTVPVSVRMYNRYMASLEAEKVMLFMFKLQRESFLDGEEKLVETDTGLITVNGVAQKFSEEFTAKSEGPHQESKTGKTKNNFVYIPTPILFFTNGTTGGGIVMVYVKDFIFAVKITPPYGEIRMEAHNT
- a CDS encoding type II secretion system F family protein, producing the protein MSSFKYQCVDLTGKETSGTLTASTISEARTVLKDKGLKVVSIAESVSIKSPFSSFSVKKTTVGEADLYNMAKELSVLLRAGLRIDNSLEIVTQTASNQALKACLRSAVKEIRAGKSVADAFEKTGTFNNLMLSVIRVGESVGDLKMSFEQIAGNLQFQIQFKAEIKNNLTYPVFLILASMVTLFIIFKFIIPRFFSVFGADQIKNLPAVSKMLFAMSEYLNLYVIFGVIIAIVLFFKYVGVKKLFHSAYARALSLPVFRTLILNLELSRFSYSMHTMLSSGIEFIKALKYSIDLIQNERIRNVFQPALKLIKEGRSIGEVFSGIEMLPDIVPSMVTVGEKSGNMKEIFLELFNVFDDRFKRAVKRIVILIEPAIIILMGIIVGFIVISLILTVMNVGNIKL
- a CDS encoding type II/IV secretion system protein: MLFSSSQLIGQILVDKLGIRQEEIAKALDVQKEIGGFIGQILISTGAITDYQLIESLSFQLGIEIFDRDSFGEPKDDLVQTLTGKLNVDYLIKSRFVPIELKQTLTGLSVTLITNDPLNAPVIDYITMALNADVTVLLATEQTINEFSRPFRVSDKDLVSLSIDDNPELLKEMASEAPVIKFLNNLLSSAVELRASDIHIEPSESAHRIKMRIDGVLHETQDVEDKLYLAIISRIKLLAGLDIAEKRLPQDGKFSTKIASALIDIRVSSIPFAIGEGVVMRLLYRERLTFDITKLGIEPDVAPLILEMINVPFGILLVTGPTGSGKTTSLYSMISTLDRKEKKIITVEDPVEYKLDGINQIQVKSEIALTFAAALRSILRHDPDVIMVGEIRDPETAEVAVQSALTGHLVLSTLHTNDAPSSLFRLIEMGLEDYLLNASVLGIIAQRIVRRNCPHCSVAIEAQPHIVKKYNLDELIRRFGSLNLSLNLKKGNGCKKCSGTGYRGMLAIYEVFKYTEDLKELFIKEHSIVSLKRRLVEAHNFRTLREDGLIKVISGITTIEEVLRVS